A single Lacerta agilis isolate rLacAgi1 chromosome 10, rLacAgi1.pri, whole genome shotgun sequence DNA region contains:
- the LOC117053902 gene encoding zinc finger protein 420-like codes for MECGKSFSQSGHLSSHQQTHIAKKPFKGIESGKSFTDRGKLRTHQRTQMGKEGFQCRECGKNFSRSGTLNLHQRTHTGEKPFKCMECGKSFNRSGHLRRHQRTHTGEKPYKCMECGKSFSRSGHLRTHQRTHTGEKPYECTECGKSISNSGNLKRHHQTHTRNKPYKCTECGMNFSQSGLLNIHQWTHTGEKPYKCMECGKSFSRSDKLKSHQRTHMGEKPYKCMECGKSFSVSGQLNKHHQTHTGEKPFKCMECGKSFIQIGNLRIHQRTHTGEKPFECRECGKSFSQNGQLKLHQWTHTGEKPYKCMECGKSFSVSGQLNKHHQTHTGEKKYKCMEYGKSFSQSGHLNIHERTHTGEKPYKCMECGKSFSKSGHLNIHERTHTGEKPYKCMECGKSFSQIGHLIMHNQTHTGEKPYKCMECGKSFSKSGHLNIHHRIHTGEKPFECMECGKSFSQIGNLRIHQRTHTGEKPFECMECGKSFSQNGDLKLHQQTHTGEKPHECMECGKSFSKSGNLNKHQRTHMGETI; via the coding sequence atggagtgtggaaaaagcttcagtcagagtggacacttAAGTtcacatcaacagactcacatagCTAAAAAACCATTTAAAGGTATAGAGAGCGGAAAAAGTTTCACTGATAGAGGAAAACTTAGAACACATCAGCGGACTCAAATGGGCAAGGAAGGATTCCAATGcagggagtgtgggaagaacttcagtcGGAGTGGAACCCTAAAtttacatcaacggactcacacaggggaaaaaccatttaaatgcatggagtgtggaaaaagcttcaatcggagtggacaccttagaagacatcagcggactcacacaggtgaaaaaccatataaatgtatggagtgtgggaaaagcttcagtcggagtggacaccttagaacacatcaacgaactcacacaggggagaaaccatatgaatgtaCGGAGTGTGGGAAGAGCATCAGTAACAGTGGAAACCTCAAAAGACACCACCAGACTCACACAAGGAATAAACCTTATAAATGCACTGAGTGTGGGATgaacttcagtcagagtggactcCTCAATATACATCAgtggactcacacaggggaaaaaccatataaatgtatggagtgtggaaaaagcttcagtcggagtgaTAAACTTAAatcacatcaacggactcacatgggtgaaaaaccatataaatgtatggagtgtggaaagagtttcagtgtgAGTGGACAACTCAATAAACATCACCagactcacactggggagaaaccatttaagtgcatggagtgcggaaagagcttcattcagattggaaaccttagaatacatcaacggactcacacaggggagaaaccatttgaatgcagggagtgtggaaagagcttcagtcagaatggacaaCTTAAATTACACCAgtggactcacacaggggagaaaccatataaatgtatggagtgcggaaagagcttcagtgtgaGTGGACAACTCAATAAACATCACCagactcacactggggagaaaaaatataaatgtatggagtatgggaagagcttcagtcagagtggacacctcaatatacatgaacggactcacacaggggagaaaccatataaatgtatggagtgtggaaagagcttcagtaagagtggacacctcaatatacatgaacggactcacacaggggagaaaccatataaatgtatggagtgtgggaagagcttcagtcagattgGACACCTCATTATGCATAaccagactcacacaggggagaaaccatataaatgtatggagtgtgggaagagcttcagtaagagtgGACACCTCAATATACATCATcggattcatacaggggagaaaccatttgaatgcatggagtgtggaaagagcttcagtcagattggaaaccttagaatacaccaacggactcacacaggggagaaaccatttgaatgcatggagtgcggaaagagcttcagtcagaatggagaCCTTAAATTACACCAGCAGACTCACACCGGTGAAAAACCccatgaatgtatggagtgtggaaagagcttcagtaagagtgGAAACCTCAATAAACACCAACGGACTCACatgggagaaaccatttaa